The Flavobacterium sp. 20NA77.7 genome includes the window TTTAGACGAAGGAGAAATCACATAAAAAAGAATAAAATGGCTGTAGATAATCCATCAATAATAGATTTCATAAGCATAACTCCCGAAAATGAAGTTCAATTAACAATTTCGGATCATTTAAAGTGGGATGATGAGAATCACTTTTTACATCTTCAAAATAAAATAAATTCCTATTTAGAAATTGTTGAGAATAATCAGATTTATAAAATTTATCCTGAAGCAACAGGAAAACAAATAGTCATTAATATTGTATTAAAATACAAACCAAATAAAGATGCTAAAGATTTTTTGAATGAAATTGCCATTTTTTTAAAGTCAAACAATTTTAATTTTGATTATTCAGTAATAAAATAGAATACAATGTCAATCCAACAAAACCTCACCGAAATAAAATACCAACTTCCAGCTCACGTGACTTTGGTTGCGGTTTCAAAAACCAAACCTGTTTCAGATTTAATGGAAGCCTACAATGCAGGTCAGCGCGTTTTTGGAGAAAATTATGTACAAGAATTAGTTGAAAAACATGCAGCACTTCCTAAAGATATTGAATGGCATTTTATTGGTCATTTACAATCAAGAAAAGTAAAGTTAATTGCTCCGTTTGTATCTTTAATTCATGGAGTTGACAGCTTTAAATTATTACAAGAAATTAATAAACAAGCCAAAAAACACAATAGAGTAATTGATTGTTTATTACAAATTCATATCGCGGAAGAAGAAACCAAATTTGGATTAGATGAAGAAGAACTAAATCACATTTTAACTTCTGATGATTTTAAAAGTTTAGAAAACATAAAGATTGTTGGTTTAATGGGAATGGCAACCTTCACTGAAAATCAAAACCAAATTGAAAAAGAATTCAGCCATTTGAAAACAATTTATGATAAACTCAAAACTCAAAACTCTGAACTCAAAACGCTCTCTATGGGAATGTCTGGCGATTATCAACTTGCAATTTCGTGCGGTAGCACAATGGTTCGAATTGGAAGTAGTATCTTTGGCAATAGAAATTATCAATAAGGCAATTTATCAATGTGCCAATTAACTGAAAACTGAGACTGAACACTGAACACTATTTTGTACGCAATACTCGACATAGAAACTACTGGTGGTCAATACAACGAAGAAGGTATTACCGAAATTGCTATTTATAAATTTGATGGCCATGAGGTTGTGGATCAATTTATTAGTTTGGTGAATCCAGAAAAACCCATTCAACCTTTTGTGGTAAAATTGACGGGTATTAACAATGCCATGTTACGCAGTGCTCCAAAATTTTATGAAGTTGCAAAACGCATTATTGAAATCACTGAAGGAACCATTGTTGTAGCGCATAACGCCAGTTTCGATTACCGAATTTTACAAACTGAATTCAGACGTTTGGGTTATGATTTCAAAAAACAAACGCTTTGTACGGTGGAACTTTCCAAAAAACTAATTCCCGATCAGGCTTCTTATAGTTTAGGAAAATTAGTTCGTGCTTTGGGAATTCCAATGGCAGACAGACACAGAGCAAGCGGAGATGCTTTGGCAACTGTAAAGCTGTTCAAAATGCTCTTGGCAAAAGATGTAGAAAAAGAGATTTTAAAAAGTTTTGTCAAAACCGAAATTAAATCGGGAATGTCGCCAAAATTATTAGACATTGTTGAAAATTTACCATCAAAAACAGGGATTTATTACATTCATAATGAAAATGGAGATTTAATTTACATTGGCAAAAGCAAAAACATTAAAAAGCGCGTCAATCAACATTTCACAGGTTCAAATAGTAAAAGCAAAAAAATACAACGGGATGTATTTGCTATTACTTTTGAAGAAACAGGTAGCGAATTAATTGCACTATTAAAAGAAAGTGAAGAAATTAAAATCAATAAGCCTATTTACAATCGAGCGCAACGAAAAACAATTTTTCAATATGCCTTGTATGCTCATAAAAATAAGGAAGGCTATATGGCTTTAACCGTTGAAAAAGCTGATGGTCGCAAAAAAGAAATCACTTCTTTTACCACATTGCAAGAAGGTAAAAATGTACTGTTTAAAATAACAGAAAAATATAACCTTTGTCAAAAAGTAAACGGCTTGTATGATACCCAAAACGGCTGTTTTCAATATAAAATAAGTGCATGTAACGGCGCTTGCTTAGGTAAAGAAAATGCGGATGATTATAATGAAAGGGTTTTCGATTTTCTTGAAGAAAATGCTTTTGAAAACAATAATATGATTGTAGTAGATAAAGGCCGTAGTTTTGAAGAACGAAGTGCTGTTTTGATTGAAAATGGTGTTTACAAAGGCTATTGTTTTTTTGATTTAAATTACCAAATAACCAATGTAAATGTTCTTAAAAACATCATTATTGCGATGCAACACAATCGTGATGTAAAAACGATTATTCAAAGTTATTTGCGCAAAAATAAAGTTACTAAAATAATTACGTTTTAGCATTGAACTACCTCATCACTATAATAGGCCCCACCGCTATAGGAAAAACGTCCTTAAGTATTGCTTTGGCACAACATTTTGGTTGCGCTATTCTTTCATGCGATAGCCGGCAATTTTTTAAAGAAATGAAAATTGGCACCGCAGTTCCAAGTGAGGAGGAATTAGTTGCTGCGCCACATCATTTTATACAAAATAAATCTATATTTGAGTCGTATTCAGTGGGTGATTTTGAACAAGAAGCCCTGACTAAATTGGACGAATTGTTTCAAAAAAATAACGTTCAAGTCATGGTAGGAGGTTCTGGCTTATATGTAGATGCGGTATTGAAAGGGTTTGATGAGTTTCCAGAAATTGATCCTTCGGTAAGAGCTGAAATAAACAGCAAATACGATGCATTGGGAATTAACTATTTGCAGGAACAATTAAACACATTAGATTCAGATTATTTTCAAAAATTGCAAACTGAAAATCCGCAAACCTTACAAAATCCACAACGGATGAAACGTTTTGTAGAAGTTTGTATGGGAACAAGAAAACCCTACTCAAGTTTTATTGGCAAACGAAAAAACACAAGAAACTTCACGTCTATTATCATTGGATTAGAAGCAGATAGAGAAATCATGTATGACAGAATCAATCAGCGTGTAGAAATAATGCTCAACGAAGGACTTTTAACTGAAGCAAATGCATTGTATCCAAACAAAGAATTGAATGCTTTACAAACCGTTGGTTACAGAGAATTGTTTGATTATTTTGATGGAAAAACCACTTTTGAATTCGCTATCGAACAAATAAAAATGAACACCCGACGTTTTGCAAAACGGCAAATGACTTGGTTTAAACGAACCGAAAATGCCACATGGTTTGATTATGCTATTGATAGAACAGAAATTTTTAAGCATATAGAAAAACAGCTTAAAAAGTAATTCGCTCAATAGCTTCCAGTACATAATCATGCATTACTTGTTTGTAATCTAGGTGTGTTACAAAACGAAGTTTACCTTGCCCCATATCACTGATATAAATGTTTTTTTCTTTCAGTTTTTGCATGAGTTGAGTTGGTGTTATTGGCGCTTTAACGGTAAAAATAACAATATTTGTTTCAACAGGTTCCACATTATCTGTCCACGGCATTCGTGTTAATAGCTGG containing:
- a CDS encoding DUF6572 domain-containing protein; protein product: MAVDNPSIIDFISITPENEVQLTISDHLKWDDENHFLHLQNKINSYLEIVENNQIYKIYPEATGKQIVINIVLKYKPNKDAKDFLNEIAIFLKSNNFNFDYSVIK
- a CDS encoding YggS family pyridoxal phosphate-dependent enzyme; translated protein: MSIQQNLTEIKYQLPAHVTLVAVSKTKPVSDLMEAYNAGQRVFGENYVQELVEKHAALPKDIEWHFIGHLQSRKVKLIAPFVSLIHGVDSFKLLQEINKQAKKHNRVIDCLLQIHIAEEETKFGLDEEELNHILTSDDFKSLENIKIVGLMGMATFTENQNQIEKEFSHLKTIYDKLKTQNSELKTLSMGMSGDYQLAISCGSTMVRIGSSIFGNRNYQ
- a CDS encoding exonuclease domain-containing protein, with the protein product MYAILDIETTGGQYNEEGITEIAIYKFDGHEVVDQFISLVNPEKPIQPFVVKLTGINNAMLRSAPKFYEVAKRIIEITEGTIVVAHNASFDYRILQTEFRRLGYDFKKQTLCTVELSKKLIPDQASYSLGKLVRALGIPMADRHRASGDALATVKLFKMLLAKDVEKEILKSFVKTEIKSGMSPKLLDIVENLPSKTGIYYIHNENGDLIYIGKSKNIKKRVNQHFTGSNSKSKKIQRDVFAITFEETGSELIALLKESEEIKINKPIYNRAQRKTIFQYALYAHKNKEGYMALTVEKADGRKKEITSFTTLQEGKNVLFKITEKYNLCQKVNGLYDTQNGCFQYKISACNGACLGKENADDYNERVFDFLEENAFENNNMIVVDKGRSFEERSAVLIENGVYKGYCFFDLNYQITNVNVLKNIIIAMQHNRDVKTIIQSYLRKNKVTKIITF
- the miaA gene encoding tRNA (adenosine(37)-N6)-dimethylallyltransferase MiaA — encoded protein: MNYLITIIGPTAIGKTSLSIALAQHFGCAILSCDSRQFFKEMKIGTAVPSEEELVAAPHHFIQNKSIFESYSVGDFEQEALTKLDELFQKNNVQVMVGGSGLYVDAVLKGFDEFPEIDPSVRAEINSKYDALGINYLQEQLNTLDSDYFQKLQTENPQTLQNPQRMKRFVEVCMGTRKPYSSFIGKRKNTRNFTSIIIGLEADREIMYDRINQRVEIMLNEGLLTEANALYPNKELNALQTVGYRELFDYFDGKTTFEFAIEQIKMNTRRFAKRQMTWFKRTENATWFDYAIDRTEIFKHIEKQLKK